From uncultured Pseudodesulfovibrio sp.:
CGGAAAAGCCAGATCACCGGGTTCGGCCAACCGTTTGGCGACCTCGCCCGATTCCTGCGCTTTGATAGTGGTGTATCCAAGACCGATCTCAGCCTCCTGCACCACTTTACCCGCCTCACGAGCACGTGCCTGCGCAGCAGCCACGCCCTGTTCAGCCTGCCCCAGCCCAGCCTTGGCCTGAAGATAGGCAGACTCGGCTTTCTCCACTTCTTCGGCTGTAACCACCTTCTGGTCGTGCAATGTGCTCATGCGCTTATAGGTGGACTCTGCCTTGGCAAAACCAGCTCTGGCAGCGGCCAAAACATCACGGGACTGGCTGACCATACTGGAGGCTGAAGACTCGGCCTGTCGCGAACGCTCCAAACGAGTCTGGGAAGCTCGACTATCCAATACGACCAGATCATCACCGGCCTTAACGGTATCACCGGGGCGCACCAACACCTTAAGGACCCGGCCTGTCACCTGAGCCTCAACGCGAGTGTCAGTCTTGGCCTTGACCGTTCCCACGGCCTCATGCAGCCGAGGTAATGAAATGCGCTCGGCCACGACAGAAGAAGCGGGATCATTGGCTTGACCACGCTTTGCGGATGGGACCTCATCAGCCCCACAGGCCGACAGACACAAAACAAGAACAACAAAAAGGAAAAGACAGGGTATCGTATTCTTCATATGAACACGCATACCATAAGAGGGAGGCTAAAGACTACAATTAATAATGATTCCTACGGATTTCAACAAGATCGATTCTGCCTGGACAGAGGGCGCAAAAAAAGTGCGCCTTGCCTATCCAGGCCATCCCCTTCCGGGGCTTCACGCGCACACTATTTTTTGCATGGTCGCGACTCGTTTCGCTGTTTTATGGTGTGAAATGGTTTAACGGATATCACCCTCCGTTGCGGTAATCCGACTATGTCATGGACCCGTTCATCTTGGGTCCTTCCGCTATTTTATAAATAAGCATTAAACACCCGATGTCCAGTGGTACCGAGGCTTGAAAAAAGCTATTTAACTTGTTTAATAATGGCACCGCGTTCACGGTCAGGGACGAGCTCAAAAATACGCTGAGCTGAACCGGCAAATAAATCAAGCGGATGGTGCGAAATTACAAGGAGTTGTAACTCAAGGCGGTCAGCAATTTCCCCGATAAGTTTCATAAATTTAGGAATAAGCGCGGGTTTAAGCCAACAATCCTGTTCATCGAGAACAAGGAAAGGTCGGTGCTGTTCTTCAGGCAACTGCGACAAAGCGATAAGCCGCAATCCCACAGAAAGGATATTACACACCGAGCCACCCTGACCGGTCATGATATCCTCTATCTCATCTTCCTTGCCCTGATTGCGAATCTGAAATTGAATCTGGAGACGATTGTTTTTGACCTCGCGCAAAGTGGTCACAACACGATCCTGCCCCAGAATCTCACGAATGGCGTGGGTCAAATTGGCTTCAACCTCGTCAAGAATCTTGCCAAACAAGGCCGTGGACAACTCTTCAAGCGTATCCCGAGCCTTTGGGGCGAGCGTCAAAAAATCCCGCACGCCACCAAGAGATTCACGCACGCGACTATGCTCGCTATGCAGGGTCTCGGCCAAAGCCGACAACCTGTCCAGACGACGTTCAGCCTCACGCAATTCGCCCCTGGCTTGCTCAAAGGACACTACTTTCCTCCCTCCACTGCATTTTCAACGTCCGCAAGATCGGCTTGTATTTGTTGTATATGCTGGCGATATTTCGAAATAACTTCTTCATTTTTTTGCCGTTTTTCTTCCAGCAACGATTGGAGTTCCTTGATGTCGCTGGTACCATATTCAGCCATGGCCTGCTGTTTCAAGGTCTCCAATTGGCTGGTCAGATTGGCCACATCCTGCTCGGTGCGCACCTTGCGGTCACGCAGTTGTTCATAGTGACTTCGCAGTTCGTTAAGTTCCTTTTCCACTGCGGAATCCCTGCTTGTCCCAGTTTGGTTGGAGTTATTAATCACTGTGTATAACCTCCTCGTAAAGTTCCCAGATGAGCTTGCCCTCCGGGGTCTGTGTACTCAGATTTTCTTCAAGAAATTGTTTCAGACCGGTGCCCTCATGTGTCCGCTGCCACGCGAGCCGTTCCAATCCGTTGATAAAATTGGATTCACCCTCGTCTTCATGTTCTTCGGTAGGCAGTTCCTGATCCGGAAACACCTTGTCGAACGGCTCGAATGGCACCACCCATTTCTCCAGATCATCGCAACCGGGTGTCCAGATGGCAGCGGCAGGCTCCCGTTCCATGGAACGGCGAGTAAATGTCAGCCGCGTTATATTGCCGGGGTTGGCCCATGTGGTCTGCCCCTTGGTGATGGTTATCTGTGGGCGATGGATATGCCCGTTCACCAACCAGTCAATGCCGGGAAGTTCCTTGATCGTATAGGCGCGATCAATAAATTCCGGGAATTGAATATTATGATGCGTCAACCAGATGACCGTATCAGGGTCATCTGGTTGACGATCATATTTCTTGGGAAGCGGGGTACCGTCCGGGCTAGCACAAACCAAAACCTGTTCATCGTCGGTCTCAAGAATAAATTGCGGACTGCTTTCTTTCATCAGCCGGATCACTCCGGCGGCCTCCAAGACCGCAAGAGTGACATCCTCAGTAAAACGGGACTGGTATTTGTCATGATTTCCGACCAATGCCCAGACCGCTGAATCACCGGTTCTTGCCCCAAAAATCCGTATCAACTCCACAAGCATCTTGTTGGAGTTGTCACGAGGCCAGTGGAAGAGGTCCCCCAAAAGGACCGGAACCATGCCGAGAGCCTCAGCCTGGTCGAGACAGGCCTCAACCTTGTTCATGATCTGATCGAGATAACCATCAAGCCTCTGACCCGGCGGATGGTCCGCCAAATGGGGATCTGCGATGAAGAACAGACCATTGCCGTGGATATGGTCAACCGTCATGACGACACCCTTGATCAATGAATGTTGCAGTTGTCATATCACCACCACAAGTTGGGCAGCAGCCAAGCTGTTTTATACGTTCTTCCACGGTCTCTTCAAGCTTCTTCAAGCTGTTCTCCAACTTGGATAGCCCCACATTGGCCGATTCGAGTCTTGATGACAGATCATCCATGGCGGACAAGGTACCATCCAATGCTTCTGTTGACTCGACAGAAGGCGGCTCCACAACCTTCCGCAAGATGTTTTCCCAGCGCGATAAACGAGAACGTCGATATTGAACAGATATAAATTCATCAATAAAAGCAGCCATATCATCTGTCGATTCGGGAGAGGGAAAGATTTCAAGATTTGCAAAAACCGTTGTCTGAACTTCAGCCTTCCGCAAACTTCGGTCCGCCGAATCCAGTTTTTGCATCAGCACAGCGAGTGCGCCCGTATTTTCAAGAGGATCAGGCTGTTGCAGTCCGTTCAAAGCCTCAGTGTTGCCTGACGCGTATGAAAGTCGACTTTCAACAGTCTTCATTGATGAGATCAATGCGTCCAACACTCTGACATCATGAGTTTTCGGAGGATCAAGAACACCATCCAAGGTCGTCTTGCATTCTGTTTTTTTCAGGAGTGTATCAGACAGTTTTTTCTGTCTCTCAAGTACTGCTTCCAGTGCCGGAATAATTTTGTCGAAGTCGATTGCGGTTTTTTCCAATTCACGAGCTGCCGAAACTTGCAAATCAATATCAGGCAAGGGGGCCAAACGATCTATAACACCTTCAATTCTTTCGGTTTGCCCCTCCAAATCACGAACCTGCCGTTTGGCGTCTGTTGTCTGACGCTTCAACAAGTTCTGCATGGCCAAAAGATGGGCGCTTTCCGTGGATGCGGCAAAAAAAGCGGCGGCGTTACTTGCAGGTTTGTTCAACAAAAACACAGGCTCTCGCTGATTGCCTACATGAATATCAACCGGATCGCCGGATTCAAGCTCCACTAGATCCAATCTCAAGGCAGCACGGATATCTTCCGGTGGAGTTCTCCCGAATTTCCAATACTCTTCAGGCTCTTCCGCACCGGGCTTCCAGAGTTCATACCCGGAGGACCGTTTCTTACGTACCCAGACCACCCTGGTCCCATCGTCAAGTTCAACACTGACCCGAGCTTCTTTGGCACCATGTCGAATATTATGACTCGGCATGGGATTGGTTGCCAGACAACGCAACGCCTCCACCACAGCGGATTTGCCGGTGTTATTGCCGCCGGTCAGGATGGTCAGACCACTCCCGAGTTCCATCTCGGTGTGTTCATGAGCCATAAAGTTATCGATTATGATTTTTTTAATCATTATCTAAGGATATCTCGGCTTATCGTTACTAATTCTGAAATATTCTTCAATACCATATTCTCGCATCCTCTCATTATTCATGCGCCATATCTGCGCTAGCCTATCAGGCATTCCGTGTTCTTCACACGGGAATTCTTTACACTCAAAACAGTATGTAACGTCATGCTCTCGTGCACACGCAGGGACAACGCACGCCTTGAACAAACAGCCTGATTCACGACAACCAGAACAATAACCGGAAGCAAAATAGTCCAACAGTTCAGCAAATTGATGACAATGCTGAAAAACAGCATTGGTCGATTCAAACCGTTTGGCGTATTCTCCGAAATTGGCACCAAGATGCTCTTTCAACGCGGCACTCAACTCTTGAACAGGGCCACCTGCATACGCTACGCATTTTCCACACATCAATCCGCATGGGGCCAACTGTGATGCCATAAAATCTTCCGATCCAACAAGATAACCGTGCTCCCGCAGAATGAGAAGAGAGGTTTTGATTGCAAAGACAACCATTTCAACACACTTTGAATGCAGGTCCAGACGCTTGTATCGTTCCTGTCCTTCCTGAGTGGAAAAATCACATTCAATCAAGTCAAAACAATTGATACTGTTGTATTTTTCAACGAAGATGTCCCGAAATTCCTGAACCATAACATACACCGGGTCCAAATCCGCCCCCGGCTCCTGTCGACCTGCATACAAACCGAATCCCATGACAGCGCCGGTCACTGCGCCACACGGCCCACAAGTGCGCCCCATGCCGCTACAAAAACCGGTAGCCATCGCTACGGCCTCTTTCGAATTCTTACCACCAGCTTCTGCAATAAGCTTCAACACAGTCTCGGCGCACAAAAACTGATCGCCCGAGAACAATTTTTCCACGCGTTTCTCAAGAATATCAGCCATGAGGCATCATTCCGGTATTGCAGGCCAGATACGGACAAAATTCCACAGCTTCAGGTGTCATACGAGTCGCACGCCCTTTCCCCTCATGAAGAATCAATGGAGGTTCAACCATGAGTCCTTGTCCGCCTGCTTTCATTGTTTCCATAAGAACCATCTTTGCGTTGTCACCCTCACGGCTATGAACCAATCGCATTCGCTTGGGGACAAGGCCGACTTCGGCCAGATCAACCATCAGTTCCGGCAGTCGTTCCGGCAGATGAACAAAGAAAAATTTACCTCGCGTCTTCAGTGCCACGGCAGCACATCGGGCAAAAGCCTTGAAGGTTCCTTGTGCCTCGAAACGAGCAGTTTCACGCCCAGCCCCTTTGCTCGTTTTTCCCTTTCCTAATTCTCGATACGGCGGATTAGCTACGACAAAATCCACTACTGAATCAGGTCGCCATTCAGCCACGTCACCCTGCTGCAGCGTAAACTTATCGATAAGGTGGAGGTCGATACGATTTTCCTCGGCAGCACCTATGCTTTCTGGATTTAACTCAACACCAACAATTGTCATTCCGGGGTGACGAAGGAGCATTCCAATACCAATAACCCCGCACCCGCAGCCGAGATCAACACCTGTATGCCGGCGGCCTGCGTGGGCAAAACAACTCAAGAGCAGGGAGTCCAATGAAAACCGATATCCACCTTCCGGCTGCACGAGTCCACGCGGGAATAATTCGCGCCTCTTGAGTATGGCTTCCGTATCAATACCAGCCATTATGCCCCCTTCGGTTTTTTACCGCGCCGGATTCGCGCCTTGAACATATCTGCAAAAAGACGAGCCTCATTCAACCTCAAAAGAAAGGCCATCCCAATATACACTACGACCCACAAGGGAATGAGTAACAAACACCAAGGAGTCCATGTTCCGGTTAAATAGGCTCCCCACCCAATTAATATTGACAGCACCGCTGTTTTTGCTGCTGAACCGGCAGGCAAAAGGCGTGTTCCCCGCTTGCGCGTCAAGAGAACATGCAACAACACAAAATTCAGAAGTGATGACAGACTCACGGCCAAAGCCAATCCGACATGGGCCATGGACTGCATAAGCCAGACACCCAGCCCGACATTGGCTATCAGACAGGCCACAGCAATCTTTACCGGTGTTTTCGTGTCCTCCAAGGCATAGAATCCAGCAACCAGCGGACGGGACAGGGCAATAAACGGCAACCCGACAGAATAGGCGACAAGGGCCTGTGATGTTGCCGCGACCGCTTCCGAAGTAAAGGCTCCGCGCTCAAAAAGCAGGACGATAACCGGCTCCGCCAACCCGATAAGGCCTGCGGCAGCGGGCAAAGCAATAAAAAGTGTCAATCCAAGTGAAACGGACAAGGCCTTGTCGTATTCTTCCATCTCATTACGCGCAGCCAACTTCGCAAGGCTTGGCAAGGCCGCAGTGCTGACAGCTATCCCAAACACCCCTAGGGGGAACTGAACCAACCTATCGGCATAGTACAGATAGGACACAGACCCCACTGGCAAAAATGAAGCAAGGAGTGTCCCGAGCAAAATATTCAACTGATAAACAGCGGCTCCGAACACGGTAGGAAGCATGAGCAATCCCATACGCGCCACGCCCTTGTTGCGCCACGCCCATGGACCACGCCATGAAAAACCGGCCTTCTTCAAAAAGGGTTGTTGCAAAAACCATTGAGCCGCTCCGCCGATCAACACGCCGTAAGCCATGCAATAGGCCACGTTGTACCCCATGAAATATCCGAACAACGCAGAGCCTATCAATGCCACGTTCAGGGCCACGGGGGCCAGTGCCGGAGCAAGGAAATGACCTCGCGAGTTGAGAATGCCCATGCACAACGCCACGCCGCAAATAAAAATGACATACGGAAAGCAAATGCGAACAAGATCTATGGTCACCTGAAACTGTTCGGCATTATCGATAAAACCGGGAGCAATGGCCATGGTCAAAGGCCGAGCCAATATCTCCACAAGCACTGTGATAGCGACAAGAATTCCGACCAGCCAAATCATGGCGGACCGTGCCATGGCCTGAGCCGCTTCTTCTCCCTCTTCCTCAAGAGTCCGCGAATAGACCGGAATAAAGGCCATGGTCAGCGAGCCTTCGCCAAAAAGCCGCCGCAAAAGATTCGGAATACGGAAAGCCACAAAAAAGGCATCGGCAAAAAGCCCGGCACCCAACGCAAAGGCGACGATGATATCCCGAACAAATCCCAATATGCGAGACACCAGCGTGGCCCCTGCCACGACAGCCGCATTTTTCGCTATTGTTTTGGCGTGTTTATTCACTGTATCCTCTGCACTATGCCTTCCATCTCTTCCCGGCACGGCACACATATATAAATATTATTGAGCAAGACAATCCTTTCCTTGCAGTCTTTATCTCTTCCAGCGCTAAACCGCTAGTTTATTGCTTTGGCTGACAATACGGACAAAAAGTAGACGTCCGGCCTGCGACCTTCACAGCCTGCAACAAGGTGTCGCACCGAGCACATTTCTGGCCTTTCTTGCCGTACACATTGAAGCTGTTTTGAAAAGCCCCGGCATCCCCGTGGGCATTGACATAATCCGAAATGGAGCTGCCATTTTCGCGAATAGCCAGCTTGAGAACCGCCTGTAATTCTGAAAACAATTTCAAAGCCTTGGCATGACTCACTCGATGGCCTTTTGTTTCAGGATGAATTCCCGACCGAAACAGGGATTCATCTGCATAAATATTCCCCACACCGGCCACCACCGACTGATTGAGCAGCAGCCCTTTTATCGCTGTCTTTCTTTCGGCGATTCGTTCAGCCAGTTCAGCGGGAGTAACCTCAAGCGGTTCAGGTCCGACTTTTCGCAAAAACTCCCAATTCTCAAGCTGTTGTGCTGTGAATAACTTGACGTAGCCAAACTTGCGCATGTCAGAAAAGATCAGCCAAGAACCGTCATCAAGGATAAAAACTATCCGGTCATGTTTATGAATATCACGATGATCGCTATGGACCACCCGCCCCGTCATTTTAAGATGAAATACGAGTGTGCTGTCATTCGTCAGTTCAACGAGTAAAACCTTGGCTCGACGATAGACCCGACGAACCTTCTGTTTCAGAACTCCCGGCACAATAATTTCCGCAGCATCACTCAAACGGGTCAGGCCTGGAATTTCCACGGACACAATAGTTCGCTCCGTCAGGGTGTCGTTCAACCCACGGGCGATAACTTCAACTTCAGGCAATTCAGGCATGGTTAGATGAGTACCTGAAAACGGTTATGGTGAAAAGCGTCCGTCAAGGGCAGACACTTAAACCAAAAGGCTTTGCGACTAGCGACAAAAGGCATCAAGCATAACCTGTTCATCAGAAGGTTGTGAACTGATCCAATAAGCCAGATCGCCTACATACCAAAGGAGGTGCACCTGCCCCATCCCGGTGAATCGATAGACTGACACACCATTTTTCTCCAATTTTTTTGGATTTTTGAATGGTGATTTCGGATTGTCATACATTTTGTGAACCATGACACCAATCTGTCGACGCGCTTCTTTTTCAGAAGACACACGAGAAAGCCACACTTCGGCTGGACGCACCTTGCCCGCATCTTCTGGACGCATATACCGAGCGATGGCACTGGCTTCGGCTGACAGAGCCTTGCCATGCAACTGATTCACTTCCGTCTGTGCCTGTTGCCCAACAACAAGTTGAACTCGATCCAAACCACCGACCTTTGCAGGAAGGAACTCGGACAAATCACTGCCAAAAGCCGCGAACGGCATCCATAAAACGACCAACAGAACAAGAACTGCACGACGTATCATTATTTATCTCCACTTTCATCTGATTCGATTTTCATGTTTTTCTTCGAAGACTTGGGAGAACCAAGCTTCCCCACATTAGCGGTAAACAAGTCATCACCGCGCCGAACAGTAAATACAAGCTCTTCTCCGGCTTCATGAACCTTGAACCCCGCAATATGCAGGCTAAACAAATGTTCCAAGGGAACATCTGAGGCCTCTACAAGCAAATCGCCGGGACGCAGACCGGCCTTGGCCGCGCGTGACTCTCGCTGGACAGACTCGACAAGAAGGCCGCCCGTTCCAACGGCCGTTAGTAATGCCCCCATCTTCGACTGGTAACTATCTGGCGAATAGAAGAAAACATCACCCGCATCGGCATCGAATTCATCACCACGCCACGGCATGATGGACAAAACACGTGCGCCCGGATCAAACCGTCTGATACGCATGGCAATGCCCCATGCCTGTTCAACATGCCCGGCCCCAGCAACGATCAGCACGGGCCAATCATACTGATGACGCACCCTGACAGCCTCTTCGGCCATCTTGGAATCCCAGATGGACTGAATCAGATGGAATCGTTCCCGTTGCACTTCGTCCTCAGCATCCTTGGATTCATGCTGCCTAAAAATTTCATCAAGCACAGCCCGTTGGTCACTGGTCGGCGGCACGATGACCTTGGGTAAAAAGGCCTGTTCTTCGTCGGAAAGCGCTTCAAGGCCCTCTTTGGATATTTTTTTGGTCACAAAAGTGGGAACATTCAACCCCGCCACAGGCACACTGTTGCGCTGAGCAAGTTCAAAATGCCTACGGAATAAAGGAAATGGGTATCCCCATTTTGTTGACCATTGCAGTTCTTCGGCCAGGTCCTCCAATTCAACCTGCCCTTTTCCAAAATCATCGAGCACTTGCTGCATGTCCACGGCCACCATTTCCAACCCAAGTGAAAGGCCTTCACCAGACTCGGAAAGTCCTGCCAAAATACGTTGTTGAACCTTGTGGTCCCATGTGTTTCGATGCCCCTCCCCAACAAGAACATACTCATAACTATCTGCCATTGCTATGATCTCTTCAAAAAGCACCTGATCACCATATTTGGAGATAAATTCTCCTTTCTGCGGGAGAAAAGTCACCCGAAGAGGCTCCACAGGCAAAGGTTCAATAGCTTTTTTCACACACGCCCCCATGGACAAAAGCAGACTCAGCAACACAAATAACGTCACGTTGCATTTCCGTGCTCCATTCAAAATATATTGCATCCTTTCCCCTCAAATTCGGTCTTGAAAATCCCCATGCCAAATTGCCATTGGCAGCCCGGTTGCATCAATTTCAGGAAAATCAGGTATCGACCGCAGCCGTCCGCCCCCTTTCCACGCCGTAACAGCCAGCACGCAGGCGTCAAGAATATCATCGCCAGCGACTTGACTTGCTCTATATTTCAACCGGATAGCTTCAATAAGCGAACGAAGATCACACACCTTTTTTTCCAAAAGGACAAACCGATCCACCACCCCTAAAACATCTCTCTTCGGGAAAGGCATCGGCCCCCCAAACAATTGCGAAAAACACAATTCAGGGTGTGATTCATAAACTCTGTGGCGGGCTTCGACATTTCCTTGCAAAAACTCATCTACTTCATATATCTTTTTCACAATACCCAAGGATTGTTCGGATAACGACTTACCGGAAAGTTTCTGACTTATCAATTTAGCTTCACGTTTTGATCCGGCATAAACAGCCTTGCGAACCGGAGTATTAAAGACACTGCTCTTACGTTTTCCCAACCTCTCTCGAGTCAAAACATCGGCCTTTCTCGTTCCTGTTTCAGGAAGTCCAATAGGGATATCCACCAACACGGCTTCAGCGTCCTTATGCTTGTCCCACAGCGCAACAAATTCATCATACAGAGCAAAAGACCACCCCCCGTTAGTGACCCAAACAGCAAACCACCCGCCCTTGCACCCGTCTACGCCTACGTATTTCATCATGCATATATACTCTTCCACCAACATCCCCGCAACCAGATGCACAATTCAGCACACCCTTTGCAAAACGACACCAAATTATTTTGGCAGGAGGGAGAAAATTTAAGGGAAAAACAAAAACCCCGCACCGACAGCAGCCGGTGCGGGGTATAACTCTCAATAACTCGCGCGCCTAATCCCAGGTGCGCTTGTCTTCGATGGGTCGGATCTGCGGAGGCAGGGTTCCGGGTGCAAGCACCTTGAGGATCGGACGAAGCTTGATCTTTTCACGGAACAAATGGAGCAATTCGTCTTCCTGATTAAACTGTCCGGCTTCGATGGAAAGAACCATCTCATCAATACCACCCGGGTTGGTGACTTCGATCTGCCAACGCTTGACCTCTTCGAAGCGAGCCATGACCTGCTCAACCTGATGCGGATAGACAAACATACCCTTGATGCGGGCGGTGGTGTCAACGCGACCGACGATGCCACCGAGACGGGGGCTGGTGCGGCCACAGGCGCACGGTGAGCGATCCAGATAGCCGAGATCGCCGGTGGCGAGTCGGATGAGCGGATAGGTGCGGTTGAATGCGGTAACAACGATTTCGCCAACCTCGCCGTCCTTAAGCGGGATACCCGTGTCAGGATGGCAGATTTCAACAAATGCACGGTTGGAAAGGTGCAGACCGTTCTTGTGGAAGCATTCGTAACCGATACAACCAACGTCTGCGGTGCCGTAGCCCTGACGCATGATGCAGTCGAATTTCTTCTCAAGAGTGGAACGCATCTTCTCTGAGAATTTTTCGCCAGTGACAAAAGCGACTTCGAGGAACAAATCCTTACGCAGAGACAGACCCATTTCCTCGGCCTTCTGTGCCAGGTGCATGAGATAGCTGGGAGTACCGACGTAGCCGGTGACGCGCAACTTCTGCATGATCTCAATCTGGGAGTTGGTGTTACCGGGACCGGCAGGCACCACGGCGCAGGCCAGGTTACGAAGAGGTTCTTCGAACATCAGACCGGCGGGAGCCAGATGATAGTTGAAAGTAATCTGAGACAGATCTCCGGAACGGAAACCGGCGGCATAAAAACCTTCGGTCCAACCC
This genomic window contains:
- a CDS encoding efflux RND transporter periplasmic adaptor subunit, with the protein product MKNTIPCLFLFVVLVLCLSACGADEVPSAKRGQANDPASSVVAERISLPRLHEAVGTVKAKTDTRVEAQVTGRVLKVLVRPGDTVKAGDDLVVLDSRASQTRLERSRQAESSASSMVSQSRDVLAAARAGFAKAESTYKRMSTLHDQKVVTAEEVEKAESAYLQAKAGLGQAEQGVAAAQARAREAGKVVQEAEIGLGYTTIKAQESGEVAKRLAEPGDLAFPGKELLSLQTGGSLQLEAMVRESLIGQVRLGDSLSVIVSALDGTEPLVGTVDEIEPLADPVTRSFLVQVRLPIVPGLYPGMFGRLMVPLGEEVVVLVPETAVVRVGQLETVMVKTEVGWQSVYVRTGEVHDQRVEILSGLSGGETVGLAVGGGQ
- a CDS encoding metallophosphoesterase, translated to MTVDHIHGNGLFFIADPHLADHPPGQRLDGYLDQIMNKVEACLDQAEALGMVPVLLGDLFHWPRDNSNKMLVELIRIFGARTGDSAVWALVGNHDKYQSRFTEDVTLAVLEAAGVIRLMKESSPQFILETDDEQVLVCASPDGTPLPKKYDRQPDDPDTVIWLTHHNIQFPEFIDRAYTIKELPGIDWLVNGHIHRPQITITKGQTTWANPGNITRLTFTRRSMEREPAAAIWTPGCDDLEKWVVPFEPFDKVFPDQELPTEEHEDEGESNFINGLERLAWQRTHEGTGLKQFLEENLSTQTPEGKLIWELYEEVIHSD
- a CDS encoding AAA family ATPase, yielding MIKKIIIDNFMAHEHTEMELGSGLTILTGGNNTGKSAVVEALRCLATNPMPSHNIRHGAKEARVSVELDDGTRVVWVRKKRSSGYELWKPGAEEPEEYWKFGRTPPEDIRAALRLDLVELESGDPVDIHVGNQREPVFLLNKPASNAAAFFAASTESAHLLAMQNLLKRQTTDAKRQVRDLEGQTERIEGVIDRLAPLPDIDLQVSAARELEKTAIDFDKIIPALEAVLERQKKLSDTLLKKTECKTTLDGVLDPPKTHDVRVLDALISSMKTVESRLSYASGNTEALNGLQQPDPLENTGALAVLMQKLDSADRSLRKAEVQTTVFANLEIFPSPESTDDMAAFIDEFISVQYRRSRLSRWENILRKVVEPPSVESTEALDGTLSAMDDLSSRLESANVGLSKLENSLKKLEETVEERIKQLGCCPTCGGDMTTATFIDQGCRHDG
- a CDS encoding C-GCAxxG-C-C family (seleno)protein; translation: MADILEKRVEKLFSGDQFLCAETVLKLIAEAGGKNSKEAVAMATGFCSGMGRTCGPCGAVTGAVMGFGLYAGRQEPGADLDPVYVMVQEFRDIFVEKYNSINCFDLIECDFSTQEGQERYKRLDLHSKCVEMVVFAIKTSLLILREHGYLVGSEDFMASQLAPCGLMCGKCVAYAGGPVQELSAALKEHLGANFGEYAKRFESTNAVFQHCHQFAELLDYFASGYCSGCRESGCLFKACVVPACAREHDVTYCFECKEFPCEEHGMPDRLAQIWRMNNERMREYGIEEYFRISNDKPRYP
- a CDS encoding methyltransferase → MAGIDTEAILKRRELFPRGLVQPEGGYRFSLDSLLLSCFAHAGRRHTGVDLGCGCGVIGIGMLLRHPGMTIVGVELNPESIGAAEENRIDLHLIDKFTLQQGDVAEWRPDSVVDFVVANPPYRELGKGKTSKGAGRETARFEAQGTFKAFARCAAVALKTRGKFFFVHLPERLPELMVDLAEVGLVPKRMRLVHSREGDNAKMVLMETMKAGGQGLMVEPPLILHEGKGRATRMTPEAVEFCPYLACNTGMMPHG
- the murJ gene encoding murein biosynthesis integral membrane protein MurJ — translated: MNKHAKTIAKNAAVVAGATLVSRILGFVRDIIVAFALGAGLFADAFFVAFRIPNLLRRLFGEGSLTMAFIPVYSRTLEEEGEEAAQAMARSAMIWLVGILVAITVLVEILARPLTMAIAPGFIDNAEQFQVTIDLVRICFPYVIFICGVALCMGILNSRGHFLAPALAPVALNVALIGSALFGYFMGYNVAYCMAYGVLIGGAAQWFLQQPFLKKAGFSWRGPWAWRNKGVARMGLLMLPTVFGAAVYQLNILLGTLLASFLPVGSVSYLYYADRLVQFPLGVFGIAVSTAALPSLAKLAARNEMEEYDKALSVSLGLTLFIALPAAAGLIGLAEPVIVLLFERGAFTSEAVAATSQALVAYSVGLPFIALSRPLVAGFYALEDTKTPVKIAVACLIANVGLGVWLMQSMAHVGLALAVSLSSLLNFVLLHVLLTRKRGTRLLPAGSAAKTAVLSILIGWGAYLTGTWTPWCLLLIPLWVVVYIGMAFLLRLNEARLFADMFKARIRRGKKPKGA
- the mutM gene encoding bifunctional DNA-formamidopyrimidine glycosylase/DNA-(apurinic or apyrimidinic site) lyase; the encoded protein is MPELPEVEVIARGLNDTLTERTIVSVEIPGLTRLSDAAEIIVPGVLKQKVRRVYRRAKVLLVELTNDSTLVFHLKMTGRVVHSDHRDIHKHDRIVFILDDGSWLIFSDMRKFGYVKLFTAQQLENWEFLRKVGPEPLEVTPAELAERIAERKTAIKGLLLNQSVVAGVGNIYADESLFRSGIHPETKGHRVSHAKALKLFSELQAVLKLAIRENGSSISDYVNAHGDAGAFQNSFNVYGKKGQKCARCDTLLQAVKVAGRTSTFCPYCQPKQ
- a CDS encoding ChaN family lipoprotein, which gives rise to MQYILNGARKCNVTLFVLLSLLLSMGACVKKAIEPLPVEPLRVTFLPQKGEFISKYGDQVLFEEIIAMADSYEYVLVGEGHRNTWDHKVQQRILAGLSESGEGLSLGLEMVAVDMQQVLDDFGKGQVELEDLAEELQWSTKWGYPFPLFRRHFELAQRNSVPVAGLNVPTFVTKKISKEGLEALSDEEQAFLPKVIVPPTSDQRAVLDEIFRQHESKDAEDEVQRERFHLIQSIWDSKMAEEAVRVRHQYDWPVLIVAGAGHVEQAWGIAMRIRRFDPGARVLSIMPWRGDEFDADAGDVFFYSPDSYQSKMGALLTAVGTGGLLVESVQRESRAAKAGLRPGDLLVEASDVPLEHLFSLHIAGFKVHEAGEELVFTVRRGDDLFTANVGKLGSPKSSKKNMKIESDESGDK
- a CDS encoding DUF429 domain-containing protein gives rise to the protein MLVEEYICMMKYVGVDGCKGGWFAVWVTNGGWSFALYDEFVALWDKHKDAEAVLVDIPIGLPETGTRKADVLTRERLGKRKSSVFNTPVRKAVYAGSKREAKLISQKLSGKSLSEQSLGIVKKIYEVDEFLQGNVEARHRVYESHPELCFSQLFGGPMPFPKRDVLGVVDRFVLLEKKVCDLRSLIEAIRLKYRASQVAGDDILDACVLAVTAWKGGGRLRSIPDFPEIDATGLPMAIWHGDFQDRI